The following nucleotide sequence is from Pseudomonas putida S13.1.2.
AGGATCTCGTACTTGGCCTTCCAGCCGTGATCCGGGTCGACGCCCATGCGTGCCACCAACTGGCGGCGGGCCTTATCTTTCGGCGACAGGGCCGGAGCCTCACCCGCGGCCTTGCCACGCTTGGCGGCTGGCTCTTTGCTTGCGCTGGCCGAACCGCTGGTGGGGAGGTCTCGGATATGGCCGATACTCGACTTCACCACGTACTGGTTGCCCAGGTACTTGTTGATGGTCTTGGCCTTGGCCGGGGATTCCACAATGACCAGCGATTTGCCCATGGATCGGAGTATTCCTGAATCTGAAAATGAAAAACGCGTCAGGTACCAAACGCGGCACCGCTATATATAGTGGCAAAAGTGTGAGGTCAAGCTCGGCTGATCACTCGTGCGACTTGCCCAGCAACCCAGGCAGCCCTTCTTCGGCCTTGACCAAAGCAAAGCGTGGCACCTGCTCGCCGTCAACCTCGACAGACTCCTGGAACATCAAAAGGGGGCGCACCCAGAAGCTGTAATCACCATACAGGCATTGGTAGAACACCATCCACTCTTCGTTCTCGGAGTGCCGCGCAACGCTGAAGACACGGTACTCAGGCCCTTTGTAATGCCGGTATACGCCTGGTTGTATCTGCATGTTGCCCACCCTCTTGAATAAACCTGTAAAAACAAAACCGGGGCACAAGGCCCCGGTTGCTATCCCGCAACGCGATCAGACGCGTTCGAAGACCGTGGTGATACCTTGGCCGAGGCCGACGCACATGGTCGCCACCCCCAGCGTACCGCCATTCTGCTTCATGACGTTGAGCAGGGTGCCCGAAATCCGTGCCCCGGAGCAACCGAACGGGTGGCCCAAAGCGATGGCGCCGCCGTGCAGGTTAACCTTCTCATCCATCTTGTCGAGCACTTTCAAGTCTTTCAGCACCGGCAAGGCCTGTGCAGCAAAGGCTTCGTTGAGCTCGATGAAGTCGATGTCAGCCATGGTCAGCCCGGCGCGCTTGAGCGCTTTCTGGGTCGACGGCACAGGGCCATAACCCATGATCGCCGGATCGACACCAGCCACCGCCATCGAACGGATTACCGCCAATGGCTGGATACCCAGGTCCATCGCGCGCTGGCCGGACATGACGATCATGCACGAAGCGCCGTCGGTGATCTGCGACGAGGTACCGGCAGTGACAGTACCGCCTTTCGGGTTGAACGCGGGCTTGAGCGACGCCAGGCCTTCGAGGGTGGTTTCCGGGCGAATGGTTTCGTCGAAATCGAACACCTTCAGGAAGCCGTTCTCGTCATAGCCCTGCATCGGGATGATCTCGTCCTTGAACTTGCCTTCGACCGTGGCCTTGTGGGCCAGCTGGTGCGAACGCACGCCGAACAGGTCCTGCTGCTCACGGGTGATGCCGTGCATCTTGCCGAGCATTTCTGCAGTCAGGCCCATCATCCCGGAAGCCTTGGCAGCATGCAAGGACAGGTGCGGGTTAGGGTCGACGCCGTGCATCATGCTGACGTGGCCCATGTGTTCCACGCCACCGACCACGAACACATCGCCGTTACCGGTCATGATCGCCTGGGCAGCGGTGTGCAAGGCGCTCATCGAAGAGCCGCACAGGCGGCTGACGGTCTGCGCTGCAGACGTGTGCGGGATCTGGGTCATCAGCGACGCCATACGGGCAATGTTCCAGCCCTGCTCCAGGGTCTGGTTGACGCAGCCCCAGATCACGTCCTCGACTTCTTTCGGGTCGACCTTGCCGTTGCGTTCCAGCAGCTTGCTGATCAGGTGCGCCGACATGTCTTCGGCGCGGGTATTGCGGTGCATGCCACCCTTGGAGCGGCCCATTGGCGTGCGACCGAAGTCGACAATCACCACGTCTCTTGGATTCAGGCTCATATCAAATTTCTCGCTCTAGCTCGTTGACCGCTCAGTTGAAGAAGCGCTGGCCATTCTTGGCCATTTCACGCAGCTTCGCAGTCGGGTGGTACAGCGGCCCCAGGTCGGCGTACTGATCGGCCAGGGCGACGAATTCGGCCACACCGATCGAGTCGATGTAGCGCAGCGCACCACCGCGGAAAGGAGGGAAACCAATGCCATAGACCAGGCCCATGTCGGCTTCGGCGGCGGTTTCGACAATGCCGTCTTCCAGGCAGCGCACGGTCTCGAGGCACAGCGGGACCATCATCCAATTGATGATGTCTTCGTCGGTGACTTCACGCTGCTCGAACACGATCGGCTTGAGCACGTCGAGCACGGTGGCGTCGAAGACCTTCTTCGGCTTGCCGCGCTTGTCGGTTTCGTAGGCGTAGAAGCCCTTGCCGTTCTTCTGGCCCAGGCGCTTGGCCTCGTACAGCGCGTCGACGGCCGAGCGGCGCTCGTCCTTCATGCGGTCCGGGAAGCCTTCGGCCATCACGTCGCGGCCGTGGTGGCCGGTGTCGATGCCAACCACGTCCATCAGGTAGGCCGGGCCCATCGGCCAGCCGAACTTTTCCATGACCTTGTCGATGCGCACGAAGTCGACACCGGCACTGACCAGCTTGGCAAAGCCGCCGAAATACGGGAACAGCACGCGGTTGACCAAAAAGCCCGGGCAATCGTTGACCACGATCGGGTTCTTGCCCATTTTCTTGGCGTAGGCCACGGTGGTGGCGACCGCCACTTCACTGGACTTCTCGCCACGGATGACTTCCACCAGCGGCATCATGTGCACCGGGTTGAAGAAGTGCATGCCGACGAAGTTTTCCGGGCGCTTGAGCGCTTTTGCCAGCAGGTTGATGGAGATGGTCGAGGTGTTGGAGGCCAGGATCGCATCTTCCTTCACCTGGCCTTCGACTTCAGCCAGCACGGCCTGCTTCACTTTCGGGTTCTCGACCACAGCCTCGACGACGATGTCGACATTGGCGAAATCGCCATAGGACAGGGTCGGGCGAATGGCGTTGAGTGCCTCGGCCATCTTGGCCGGGGTCAGGCGGCCCTTGTCGACGCGGTTGCCGAGCAGCTTGGAGGCCTCGTTCAGGCCCAGCTGGATGGCTTCCTCGCGAATGTCCTTCATCAGGATCGGGGTGCCCTTGACCGCCGACTGGTAAGCGATGCCGCCACCCATGATACCGGCGCCGAGCACGGCGGCCTGCTTCACGTCATGGGCGATTTCGTCATGCGCCTTGGCCTTGCGCTTGAGCTCCTGGTCGTTCAGGAACAGGCCGATCAGGCTTTCGGCAACCGACGTCTTGGCCAGCTTGGCAAAGCCTGCGGCTTCGACTTCCAGGGCCTTGTCGCGGCCGAAGTTGGCGGCTTTCTGGATGGTCTTGATGGCTTCGACCGGGGCCGGATAGTTCGGGCCGGCCTGGCCGGCGACGAAGCCCTTGGCGGTCTCGAAGGCCATCATCTGCTCGATGGCATTGAGCTTGAGCTTTTCCAGCTTTGGCTGACGCTTGGCCTTGTAGTCCAGCTCACCACTGATGGCACGCTTGATCAGGTCCAAGGCACCGGCCTGCAGCAAATCAGGGGCGACCACGGCGTCGACGGCACCCACTTTCAGGGCGTCTTCGGCACGGTTTTCCTTGCCGGAGGCGATCCACTCGATAGCGTTGTCCGAACCGATCAGGCGCGGCAGGCGCACGGTGCCGCCAAAGCCGGGGTAGATGCCCAGCTTGACTTCCGGCAGGCCGATCTTGGCGCTGCTGGACATGACCCGGTAGTCGGCGGCCAGGCACATTTCCAGGCCGCCGCCCAGGGCGATGCCGTTGATGGCAGCAACGGTCGGCACTTCGAGGTCTTCGAAGGCGCTGAAGATGCGGTTGGCTTCCAGGTTGCCGGCGACCAGTTCGGCCTCGGGCAGCTTGAAGTTGTCGACGAACTCGGTGATGTCGGCGCCGACGATGAACACGTCCTTGCCACTGCTGACGATCACGCCCTTGACCGAAGCATCGGCCTGGATGGCGTCGACGGCCTGGCGAAGCTCGTTCAGGGTCAGGCGGTTGAACTTGTTGACGGACTCACCCTTGAGGTCGAACTTGAGCTCGACGATGCCACTTTCAAGAGCCTTAACCGTGATGGCTTTACCTTCGTAAATCATCAACTGATCTCCACGATATGGAAGCTGAACTGTACACGCCGATCGCTGCAGCAGAAGCAGGCCTAGCTGCCCTGCCCCAGGCACACCCGTCAGCGCGCTAGTCGGAAGTATGGCTTGGCGTCATGACATACAAACGCTCAATTCATACGCCCGTTTGATTTGGGTGTGCACACATTCTCCGAAAAGATCGGCGTTGTCAAATGCTCACGAGCACGGCGAAAACGCGACTTTCCAGTCACTTTGTATCGTCCGGGTACAAAACATGATGACAGTGATCGCCGACCATTCATGTCAGCGATTGACCACGCTCAATTGAACAGTGCTGCATCTTTCGGCTTGCGCGGCAACCCAAGGCGGCTACACTGGCACTTGCTTGAGTGAATACCCGGCCTGCCTGGCCTTTTCTGCGCAGCAGAACGCAAAGCGGCGACTTGGCACCCCACCCCTTCAGGGTTCTGCCAAGCCGCCGCTTTGTCGTTTAAAGCTACTGAAACCGCCGCATTCCCTGTGGGAGCGGGCGTGCCCGCGAAGAATTGCCCGCGGTCGCTGGCACCGGCTACGCCGATGTTCGCGGGCCTGCCCGCTCCCACAGTGGTCGGTGACAAGCCATCCTGATCGGTGGGCCGTCAGGCCAGGGTTTCGAGGACGTAGGCAACATCCTGCAACACAGCCGTATCGCCCCGTTCAGTCCAGTACAGGGCGATCATCCGCGCATCGGCTTCGACCTTGTAGACGCTCGCCGGCAAGCGCGCCAGAGGCTCAATGAAGCGTGGATCTTCGCAGGGCTCACGCCACTGGTTCCACCACACCCCCGGGCTGATCTGCCAGAAGCTGAAGCTGTCTTCATGCCCCCGACGGCGTGCCCGATGGTACTGCGGGCAAGGGCTTGGCGGCTCCTTTTCGAGCCAGTGCGGCCACTGCTGCGGCGCCAGCTGCATACCCAGCCCCATTCGCCGTGCCTCCAGGCGCAGCTTCATCTGCTCGCTCTGCTTGCGCGAGCCGCGCAGCCAGGAAAGCGGGCTGAGAATCAGCGCAAGGATTGACACCACCAGCAATACCGTCATATCAGTAGTTCCCATAAAGCGTTGCAAATGAGCTGGTTAGCCATTTCACGGAAGACCCGCCCGAAAGCGACCATACTTCTTCTATCGCGATTGTCAGGAGTACCGCTCATGTCCTACGAACATCTTCTGGTCGCCGTCGACCTGACCGAAGAATGCGACCCGGTGATCAAGCGCGCCATGGCGCTGGCCAAACCTTCGAATGCCAAGGTTTCGCTGGTGCACATCGTCGAGCCGATGGCCATGGCATTCGGCGGTGACGTACCCATGGACCTGTCGCAACTGCAACAGCAACAGTTCGACCAGGCCAAGGAGCGCATGGACCGCCTGTTCAACAAATACCCCGACATCCAGCGCGGCGATTCGCACCTGACCTACGGCCAACCGCGCCAGGAAATCCACCAACTGGCCAAGGACCAGAGGTGCGACCTGATCGTGGTCGGCAGCCATGGCCGCCATGGCCTGGCGTTGCTGCTGGGCTCCACGGCCAATGACGTGCTGCACGGCGCACCGTGCGATGTACTGGCGGTGCGGTTGCAGAAGAAGACTGATTAAACCTGCCCCGGCCCTATCGCCGGCAAGCCAGCTCCCACAGGGGTACCACAAGGCTTGAAACCTGTGGCGTACCTGTGGGAGCTGGCTTGCCGGCGATAGGGCCAGTTCAGGCTGACGCCGATCAGCCTTCCAGCTCGGCCCAGCGCTCTACCAACGCATCCAGCTCACCTTGCAGCTTCTCGATCTTTGCAAGCACTGCCGAAGTTTCCGCGATCGGCCGCTGGTAGAAGCCCGCCGCATTCACTTCTTCCTGAGCCTCAGCCATGCGCTGCTCAACTTCGTCGATCTGCCCTGGCAGCATCTCCAGTTCACGCTGCAGCTTGTAACTGAGCTTTTTCTTCGACGCCTCTTCCGCCACCGGCGCAGCCACTGGCGCGGGTTTGTCCTCGACTTTCTCCACGACCGCGCTGTTGAGTTCGGACTTGCCGCCCTTGCTCTCGGTCACGCCCAGCAGCTTTGGCGAGCCACCTTGGCGAATCCAGTCCTCGTAGCCGCCCACGTACTCACGCACCTTGCCCTCGCCTTCGAACACCAGGGTGCTGGTGACGACGTTGTCGAGGAAGGCCCGGTCGTGGCTGACCATCAGCACAGTGCCCTTGTAGTTGGACAGTACTTCTTCGAGCAGCTCGAGGGTTTCCACGTCCAGGTCGTTGGTCGGTTCGTCGAGCACCAGCAGGTTGGCCGGTTTGCTGAACAGCTTGGCCAGCAGCAGGCGCGCACGCTCGCCACCCGACAATGCCTTGACCGGCGTGCGGGCACGCTGAGGGCTGAACAGGAAGTCGCCCAGGTAGCTCAGCACGTGGCGGTTCTGGCCGTCGATCTCGATGAAGTCACGGCCTTCGGCCAGGTTGTCGATCACGGTCTTTTCCAGCTCAAGCTGGTGGCGCATCTGGTCGAAGTAGGCCACTTCCAGCTTGGTGCCCCGCTCGACCTTGCCCGAAGTGGGCTCCAGGCCGCCAAGCATCAGCTTGAGCAAGGTGGTCTTGCCGGTGCCGTTGGCGCCCAGCAGGCCGATACGGTCCTGGCGCTGCAGGACCATGGAAAAGTCCTTGACCAGCATTGGCCCGCCGGCGTGATGGAAGCTGACGTTTTCCAGCACCATCACCTGCTTGCCGGATTTTTCTGCCGACTCGATCTGGATGTTGGCCTTGCCCTGGCGTTCGCGGCGCTCGCCACGCTCCACGCGCAAGGCTTTCAGCGCCCGCACGCGGCCTTCGTTACGGGTGCGGCGGGCCTTGATGCCCTGGCGGATCCACACCTCTTCCTGGGCCAGGCGTTTGTCGAACAGCGCGTTGGCGGTTTCTTCGGCGGCCAGTGCGGCCTCCTTGTGCACCAGGAAGCTGGCGTAGTCACCGTTCCAGTCGATCAGGCCGCCGCGGTCCAGTTCAAGGATGCGGGTGGCCAGGTTCTGCAGGAAGGACCGGTCGTGGGTGATGAACAGCACCGCACCGTTGAAACTGCGCAGTGCCTCTTCGAGCCAGGCAATGGCACCGATGTCCAGGTGGTTGGTCGGCTCGTCGAGCAGCAGCAGGTCGGGCTCGGACACCAGCGCCTGGGCCAGCAGCACACGCCGGCGCCAGCCACCGGACAGCTCGGCCAGGGTCTTGTCGGCTGGCAACTGCAGGCGGCTAAGGGTGCTCTCCACC
It contains:
- a CDS encoding ATP-binding cassette domain-containing protein, coding for MTLLKFSDVSLAFGAMPLLDKVSWQIARGERVCIIGRNGTGKSSMLRLVKGEQKGDDGEVWRAPGLKIGELPQELPVADERTVFDVVAAGLDGVGELLAQFHHLSMNIQNDEDLEKLMHVQHELEARDGWRLQQVVESTLSRLQLPADKTLAELSGGWRRRVLLAQALVSEPDLLLLDEPTNHLDIGAIAWLEEALRSFNGAVLFITHDRSFLQNLATRILELDRGGLIDWNGDYASFLVHKEAALAAEETANALFDKRLAQEEVWIRQGIKARRTRNEGRVRALKALRVERGERRERQGKANIQIESAEKSGKQVMVLENVSFHHAGGPMLVKDFSMVLQRQDRIGLLGANGTGKTTLLKLMLGGLEPTSGKVERGTKLEVAYFDQMRHQLELEKTVIDNLAEGRDFIEIDGQNRHVLSYLGDFLFSPQRARTPVKALSGGERARLLLAKLFSKPANLLVLDEPTNDLDVETLELLEEVLSNYKGTVLMVSHDRAFLDNVVTSTLVFEGEGKVREYVGGYEDWIRQGGSPKLLGVTESKGGKSELNSAVVEKVEDKPAPVAAPVAEEASKKKLSYKLQRELEMLPGQIDEVEQRMAEAQEEVNAAGFYQRPIAETSAVLAKIEKLQGELDALVERWAELEG
- the fadA gene encoding acetyl-CoA C-acyltransferase FadA translates to MSLNPRDVVIVDFGRTPMGRSKGGMHRNTRAEDMSAHLISKLLERNGKVDPKEVEDVIWGCVNQTLEQGWNIARMASLMTQIPHTSAAQTVSRLCGSSMSALHTAAQAIMTGNGDVFVVGGVEHMGHVSMMHGVDPNPHLSLHAAKASGMMGLTAEMLGKMHGITREQQDLFGVRSHQLAHKATVEGKFKDEIIPMQGYDENGFLKVFDFDETIRPETTLEGLASLKPAFNPKGGTVTAGTSSQITDGASCMIVMSGQRAMDLGIQPLAVIRSMAVAGVDPAIMGYGPVPSTQKALKRAGLTMADIDFIELNEAFAAQALPVLKDLKVLDKMDEKVNLHGGAIALGHPFGCSGARISGTLLNVMKQNGGTLGVATMCVGLGQGITTVFERV
- a CDS encoding universal stress protein gives rise to the protein MSYEHLLVAVDLTEECDPVIKRAMALAKPSNAKVSLVHIVEPMAMAFGGDVPMDLSQLQQQQFDQAKERMDRLFNKYPDIQRGDSHLTYGQPRQEIHQLAKDQRCDLIVVGSHGRHGLALLLGSTANDVLHGAPCDVLAVRLQKKTD
- a CDS encoding DUF1653 domain-containing protein, whose product is MQIQPGVYRHYKGPEYRVFSVARHSENEEWMVFYQCLYGDYSFWVRPLLMFQESVEVDGEQVPRFALVKAEEGLPGLLGKSHE
- the fadB gene encoding fatty acid oxidation complex subunit alpha FadB: MIYEGKAITVKALESGIVELKFDLKGESVNKFNRLTLNELRQAVDAIQADASVKGVIVSSGKDVFIVGADITEFVDNFKLPEAELVAGNLEANRIFSAFEDLEVPTVAAINGIALGGGLEMCLAADYRVMSSSAKIGLPEVKLGIYPGFGGTVRLPRLIGSDNAIEWIASGKENRAEDALKVGAVDAVVAPDLLQAGALDLIKRAISGELDYKAKRQPKLEKLKLNAIEQMMAFETAKGFVAGQAGPNYPAPVEAIKTIQKAANFGRDKALEVEAAGFAKLAKTSVAESLIGLFLNDQELKRKAKAHDEIAHDVKQAAVLGAGIMGGGIAYQSAVKGTPILMKDIREEAIQLGLNEASKLLGNRVDKGRLTPAKMAEALNAIRPTLSYGDFANVDIVVEAVVENPKVKQAVLAEVEGQVKEDAILASNTSTISINLLAKALKRPENFVGMHFFNPVHMMPLVEVIRGEKSSEVAVATTVAYAKKMGKNPIVVNDCPGFLVNRVLFPYFGGFAKLVSAGVDFVRIDKVMEKFGWPMGPAYLMDVVGIDTGHHGRDVMAEGFPDRMKDERRSAVDALYEAKRLGQKNGKGFYAYETDKRGKPKKVFDATVLDVLKPIVFEQREVTDEDIINWMMVPLCLETVRCLEDGIVETAAEADMGLVYGIGFPPFRGGALRYIDSIGVAEFVALADQYADLGPLYHPTAKLREMAKNGQRFFN